From a single Populus trichocarpa isolate Nisqually-1 chromosome 17, P.trichocarpa_v4.1, whole genome shotgun sequence genomic region:
- the LOC18106624 gene encoding glutamine synthetase cytosolic isozyme 1 has protein sequence MSLLSDLINLNLSDSTEKIIAEYIWVGGSGMDIRSKGRTLPGPVSDPSKLPKWNYDGSSTGQAPGEDSEVILYPQAIFKDPFRRGNNILVICDTYTPAGEPIPTNKRCKAAKIFSHPDVVAEVPWYGLEQEYTLLQKDVKWPLGWPIGGYPGPQGPYYCGAGVDKAFGRDIVDAHYKACLYAGINISGINGEVMPGQWEFQVGPSVGISSGDELWAARYILERITEVAGVVLSFDPKPIQGDWNGAGAHTNYSTKSMRNEGGYEVIKKAIEKLGLRHKEHIAAYGEGNERRLTGRHETADINTFKWGVANRGASIRVGRDTEKEGKGYFEDRRPASNMDPYVVTSMIAETTILWKP, from the exons atgtcGTTGCTTTCAGACCTTATCAACCTTAACCTTTCCGACTCTACTGAGAAAATTATTGCTGAGTACATATG GGTTGGAGGGTCTGGAATGGATATAAGGAGCAAAGGAAGG ACTCTTCCCGGTCCGGTTAGTGATCCTTCAAAACTTCCCAAGTGGAACTATGATGGTTCCAGCACAGGCCAGGCTCCTGGAGAAGACAGTGAAGTGATTCTATA TCCACAAGCTATTTTCAAGGATCCATTCAGGAGGGGCAATAATATCCTT GTCATTTGCGATACTTACACTCCTGCTGGCGAGCCTATTCCAACAAACAAGAGATGCAAGGCTGCTAAGATATTCAGCCATCCTGATGTTGTTGCTGAGGTTCCCTG gTATGGCCTTGAGCAAGAATACACGTTGTTGCAGAAAGATGTTAAATGGCCACTTGGCTGGCCTATCGGTGGTTACCCTGGCCCCCAGGGACCTTACTACTGTGGTGCTGGTGTTGACAAAGCATTTGGCCGCGACATTGTTGATGCACATTACAAGGCCTGCCTGTATGCAGGCATCAACATTAGTGGTATCAACGGAGAAGTGATGCCAGGCCAg TGGGAATTTCAAGTTGGACCTTCAGTCGGTATCTCTTCCGGAGATGAATTATGGGCAGCTCGGTACATTTTGGAG AGGATCACTGAGGTTGCAGGAGTTGTGCTTTCATTTGATCCTAAGCCCATTCAG GGAGATTGGAATGGAGCAGGGGCGCACACAAATTACAG TACTAAGTCCATGAGAAATGAAGGAGGCTATGAAGtcatcaagaaagcaattgaaAAGCTTGGTCTGAGGCATAAAGAACACATTGCAGCCTATGGAGAAGGGAATGAGCGGAGACTCACCGGAAGGCACGAAACAGCTGACATTAACACTTTCAAATGG GGTGTTGCTAATCGTGGGGCTTCCATTCGTGTTGGCCGCGACACGGAGAAAGAAGGAAAGGGGTATTTTGAGGACCGAAGGCCTGCTTCAAACATGGATCCATATGTCGTGACTTCCATGATTGCAGAAACCACCATCCTGTGGAAGCCATGA